The proteins below come from a single Triticum aestivum cultivar Chinese Spring chromosome 5D, IWGSC CS RefSeq v2.1, whole genome shotgun sequence genomic window:
- the LOC123122964 gene encoding 30S ribosomal protein S9, chloroplastic, with translation MALSVSSLASAFSHLSLPSTSAPHPPPLLRLPTTRRAARLVLFASGADAAEPVLEAEAPAADDGPEEVLAVEAEEDALSGLALRKYVKQRLPGGFAAQRITATGRRKMASARVVLQEGTGKVFINFRDAKEYLQANPMWVEYCKIPLVTLGFENNYDVFVKVQGGGLSGQAQAICLGVARALLKISPANRVPLRSEGLLTRDTRVVERKKAGLRKARKRPQFSKR, from the exons ATGGCGCTCTCCGTCTCCTCCCTCGCATCGGCCTTCTCCCACCTCTCCCTCCCCTCCACCTCCGCTCCCCACCCGCCCCCTCTCCTCCGCCTCCCCACCACCCGCCGCGCCGCTCGCCTCGTCCTCTTCGCCTCCGGGGCCGACGCCGCCGAGCCGGTCCTCGAGGCGGAGGCGCCTGCCGCCGACGACGGGCCCGAGGAGGTGCTCGCGGTCGAGGCGGAGGAGGACGCGCTCTCCGGGCTGGCGCTGCGCAAGTACGTGAAGCAGCGGCTGCCCGGGGGATTCGCCGCGCAGCGGATCACCGCCACGGGCCGCCGGAAGATGGCGTCCGCCCGCGTCGTCCTCCAGGAGGGCACCGGGAAGGTCTTCATCAACTTCCGCGACGCCAAG GAGTATTTGCAAGCGAATCCGATGTGGGTGGAGTATTGCAAGATCCCCCTGGTGACTCTAGGGTTTGAGAACAACTACGACGTCTTCGTGAAAGTTCAGGGAGGTGGCCTCTCAGGCCAGGCCCAGGCGATCTGCCTCGGTGTGGCGCGTGCGTTGCTGAAGATCAGCCCCGCCAACAGAGTTCCCCTGAGGTCAGAAGGCTTGCTGACGAGAGACACTCGCGTCGTCGAAAGGAAGAAGGCGGGTCTCAGGAAGGCGCGCAAGCGTCCCCAGTTCTCCAAGCGTTAA